A window of Oncorhynchus nerka isolate Pitt River linkage group LG4, Oner_Uvic_2.0, whole genome shotgun sequence contains these coding sequences:
- the LOC115119384 gene encoding uncharacterized protein LOC115119384 isoform X3, with amino-acid sequence MASTQQSAFEYVQNGRALLEGHLQKRSLVVDELRKNNIFSEKQVREIKSHKKRSVKTRKMLDMIIKKGEYASYELLKILYNTRNQTLPKTNPTQNQPRHPDLHQWISCFSFTDDPDLQSGLVSESGPRERYKRQLRTKAVEFLHAKWDQHMHFLKDKAKCKPFTYIPVVLDTDSSELSKTKSKYKKARSKKLKTYIPRDKGKLSPGHLLESSEKKILLVGKPGIGKTTVVQQVLNIWAENENPQESYMFYFDEPSMRSMSHSSQPSSLRSLLFERYLKPEEGTEDVVLCDIQNNSENVIFVFDGIMDVIGNPVLNNILAKELLCDAKILTTCRPEAEDCDFLSDWPSYRVEVQGFNNESIHAYLKWMLGTEDDYVCSVASNNALFSLCHVPMYAFIVTACISFSPCEAKNHPCTITEMYVWIFRHCMKRHGDQNVEYLDKYIHDNMGDIKFLAINSFQALLAKTVNLTEMDCKDNSVQHAFLTSSAAKESSTGHSSAFLHNTMQEFWAALFLLMTPGNITSVLQQCQTEEGKYLKYIVSFLCGLLSSDIAELINCVVPEDQIREISDIYLEKVIDTFLGPAILQGHDESHTEMDADLLFVCQCLYEHQSPEACSLLLQKVEYELDLSGQYLDPQQCCAVSYVINQSTNKNVCLYLIDCTFSDPGLRLILGSLKNLQCLRLDPTTRCQVWKAALHSGNPSDSEGLLRLCEYEIHLRVMEKQDQNVWERVGEVLKHKRPEKVKLCLHLVDNSLHAANSLGKSIFDHLPNVEAIRFVEPVDLRRSLVAWKMEVRSFQQDIFLHGALYQMETGLKRVEDLQAVLCLASTYSLEEQSKFILSLYQHIGKYEIDEGVAVLPTLQPIFKSFPAVWYIHFADTKASVLLDVMKLQNVKKPVELWWSNDECDMSLIHCLPYISQLRFNDCILIQYDDTKGTIEGLLKLFCFAKQRQLETGEETLRMLSTVCSYSNFPFASDNKDEQSDFLLDLYSSAKSFELELEGQILPSLLTVFQSAQPAAWVLDLGTDKASILLEVLKLQTEKKPVRLKGWLETDKSKIESFLRCLPYISQLRIIPQDESDTEVKMPTLTSEQLKRFFLLHLLDHGDLDNTETGQSSVEELLSVLGFAHSDDSPERCLFLLDLFSHGKDYETQTGRKVCHALLPVYQSAPAVWSIDLSERKGSLSCDDQFQLSLWGALPVGSEWDAQLASSLLQALDYTITLSGWLPTVTCKAVGAVLGQSAPGEKLNVSLIPDSISLQGAALLFKQVKEFHKLKVNEMSTAKLARLARSMTCRRPMVIEELTLVLSRPIPKEGVQCRVLSGLALLLRVWTVRVLNLIDCPIQGFLLTTLLCHQGPLTIRLSKETRQQLAVVVYEAQDEELTQCFLEKSGSDLSNCTLDWDVLHYLLKTTTQPITINLRRSRIRDQYIPYLLPLLKNVHFQRTSSQFERTALREIHEQRAGHLVNSLVKSSDDWIDLNNLVLNHDDCEALRFALHYSDGVKLNLLLTIIPKEEMESILTLLYRVSELRVERKLLLELLHTCAGLRRRRGVAPALLTLLHHKLDLSCSSAMDLFGQEKTVLSLSFGDCRVISAAIQEADGDTELILHDCHVEDEGIEELFHVLHRIHMSFGKPLLLQLLHLIFVEDCDRSVRLASLLSRALEKKVDLSHSPLDSRACSTLALVLEHSEGLSELDLSDCHLTDTQLDVLLPHLHKVQVLNLCNNEITDKGAVKLNLYMIGNSFTETVWLSSNMITEFDILLADNRYKLWPAHVEPGWHDQRVTSLGSTAVTNETSKKKPLIEEFDPDKTITDKITYSVCS; translated from the exons ATGGCAAGCACACAGCAGTCTGCTTTTGAGTATGTCCAAAATGGCAGAGCTCTTCTTGAGGGTCACCTCCAGAAACGCTCCTTGGTCGTTGATGAGTTGCGAAAGAATAACATCTTCAGCGAAAAACAAGTTAGAGAAATTAAATCCCATAAAAAGAGGTCTGTCAAAACCAGAAAGATGCTGGACATGATTATCAAGAAAGGGGAATATGCCAGTTATGAACTGTTAAAAATATTGTACAACACAAGGAACCAAACCTTACCAAAAACAAACCCTACCCAGAATCAACCTCGCCACCCAGATTTACATCAATGGATCAGCTGCTTTTCGTTTACAGATGACCCAGATTTACAGAGTGGCCTCGTCTCTG AATCAGGGCCTCGTGAGAGGTACAAAAGGCAGCTGCGAACAAAAGCTGTTGAGTTTCTTCACGCAAAATGGGACCAGCACATGCATTTCCTCAAAGACAAGGCAAAATGCAAACCCTTTACTTACATTCCTGTCGTTTTGGACACCGACTCGAGTGAGCTGTCCAAAACTAAAAGCAAGTACAAAAAAGCACGCTCTAAGAAACTTAAGACTTACATTCCAAGAGACAAGGGAAAACTGTCCCCTGGTCACTTACTGGAAAGCAGTGAGAAAAAGATTCTACTTGTTGGTAAACCTGGCATTGGAAAGACAACTGTTGTCCAGCAAGTTTTAAATATCTGGGCAGAGAATGAGAATCCTCAAGAGAGTTATATGTTCTACTTTGATGAGCCTTCGATGAGATCAATGTCTCACTCTTCACAGCCCTCATCCTTGAGGTCTCTGCTGTTTGAAAGATACCTTAAACCAGAGGAAGGCACAGAGGATGTGGTGCTGTGTGATATTCAAAATAATTCAGAAAATGTAATCTTTGTGTTTGATGGGATCATGGATGTGATTGGCAACCCCGTGCTAAATAACATTTTGGCAAAAGAACTTCTGTGTGATGCCAAGATTCTGACCACGTGCAGACCAGAGGCAGAAGACTGCGACTTTTTATCTGACTGGCCGTCTTACAGAGTGGAGGTCCAAGGATTCAACAATGAGTCCATCCATGCTTACTTAAAGTGGATGTTGGGCACTGAGGATGACTATGTTTGTAGTGTTGCGAGCAACAACGCACTATTCAGTCTATGCCATGTCCCAATGTACGCTTTCATAGTGACTGCTTGTATTTCATTTAGTCCCTGTGAGGCTAAAAACCACCCATGCACCATAACAGAAATGTATGTGTGGATCTTTCGTCATTGCATGAAAAGACATGGTGACCAAAATGTTGAGTATCTGGATAAGTACATTCATGACAATATGGGGGACATCAAGTTTCTAGCTATAAACTCTTTCCAAGCATTACTTGCGAAAACCGTAAACTTGACAGAAATGGATTGCAAGGACAACAGTGTTCAACATGCGTTCTTGACGTCCAGTGCAGCAAAGGAATCGTCAACTGGCCATTCGTCTGCTTTTCTCCACAACACGATGCAGGAGTTTTGGGCTGCTCTTTTTCTGTTGATGACACCTGGAAACATCACCTCCGTCCTTCAACAGTGTCAGACAGAAGAAGGAAAGTACTTGAAGTACATTGTGTCCTTCCTCTGTGGACTCTTGTCCAGTGACATTGCTGAATTGATTAACTGTGTAGTGCCAGAGGACCAGATAAGGGAAATATCTGACATATACCTTGAGAAAGTCATAGACACCTTCCTCGGGCCTGCAATACTACAGGGACATGATGAGTCCCATACCGAGATGGATGCTGATCTCCTCTTCGTTTGCCAGTGCTTGTATGAGCACCAGTCACCCGAAGCCTGTTCACTCCTTCTACAAAAAGTGGAGTATGAGCTTGATCTCAGTGGACAATATCTCGATCCTCAACAGTGCTGTGCTGTGTCATATGTGATCAACCAGTCCACAAACAAgaatgtctgtctgtacctgattGACTGCACTTTCTCTGATCCAGGATTGAGGCTGATTCTGGGCTCTTTGAAAAATCTTCAATGTCTCAG ATTGGATCCCACTACACGATGTCAGGTGTGGAAAGCTGCTCTTCACTCAGGGAACCCGAGTGACTCTGAAGGCTTGCTAAGACTGTGTGAATATGAAATTCACTTAAGGGTCATGGAGAAACAGGACCAAAATGtgtgggagagagtgggagaggtccTGAAGCACAAGAGACCAGAGAAGGTCAAACTCTGTCTACATTTGGTTGACAACTCACTGCATGCAGCTAATTCCTTGGGAAAGAGCATATTTGACCATTTGCCAAACGTTGAGGCTATCAG GTTTGTTGAACCTGTTGATCTGAGACGATCATTAGTGGCATGGAAAATGGAGGTGAGGTCATTCCAGCAGGATATCTTTCTGCACGGGGCTCTGTACCAGATGGAGACAGGACTGAAACGGGTAGAGGACCTGCAAGCAGTGCTTTGTCTGGCTAGCACATATTCTTTAGAGGAACAGAGCAAATTCATTTTGAGTTTGTACCAACATATAGGAAAATATGAGATTGATGAAGGTGTAGCAGTTCTACCAACATTGCAGCCAATTTTCAAGTCATTTCCTGCAGTCTGGTACATACACTTTGCTGATACGAAGGCCTCTGTCCTCCTTGATGTGATGAAACTCCAAAACGTGAAGAAACCAGTGGAGCTGTGGTGGTCAAATGATGAGTGTGACATGAGCCTCATTCATTGTTTGCCTTATATTTCACAGCTAAG GTTCAATGACTGCATTCTGATCCAGTATGATGACACTAAAGGAACCATTGAAGGCCTTTTGAAACTATTCTGTTTTGCAAAGCAGCGTCAGcttgagacaggagaggagacactgAGGATGCTGTCGACAGTATGCAGCTACTCAAACTTCCCTTTTGCGAGTGATAACAAAGACGAACAGAGTGATTTTCTGCTAGATTTATACTCCTCTGCAAAGTCGTTTGAACTTGAATTGGAGGGCCAAATTCTCCCATCATTGTTGACAGTCTTTCAGTCAGCTCAGCCTGCAGCCTGGGTCCTTGACCTCGGTACAGACAAGGCCTCCATCCTACTTGAGGTGCTGAAACTCCAAACAGAGAAGAAACCAGTTAGACTGAAGGGCTGGCTAGAAACTGATAAAAGCAAAATAGAGAGTTTTCTTCGGTGCCTACCATATATTTCACAACTGAG GATTATTCCTCAAGATGAGAGTGATACAGAGGTGAAGATGCCTACACTGACTTCTGAGCAACTAAAGAGATTCTTCCTTTTGCACCTGCTTGATCATGGAGATCTGGACaacactgagacaggacagagctcTGTTGAGGAACTGTTGTCAGTTCTTGGGTTTGCTCATTCAGACGACTCTCCAGAAAGGTGCTTGTTTCTGTTAGATCTGTTCTCACATGGGAAAGACTACGAGACTCAAACAGGCAGAAAAGTTTGTCACGCATTACTTCCTGTTTATCAGTCAGCCCCTGCAGTCTGGTCCATAGACCTCTCGGAGAGAAAGGGCTCTCTAAGCTGTGATGACCAGTTCCAGCTGTCTCTGTGGGGTGCACTCCCTGTCGGCTCAGAATGGGATGCACAGCTAGCCTCCTCACTCCTCCAGGCCCTAGACTACACCATCACATTGTCAGGGTGGTTGCCCACTGTAACCTGCAAGGCAGTAGGTGCAGTCCTAGGCCAATCTGCCCCTGGAGAAAAACTCAACGTCAGTCTCATCCCAGATAGTATCTCATTACAAGGAGCTGCATTACTCTTCAAGCAAGTGAAAGAGTTTCACAAACTTAA GGTAAACGAAATGTCAACAGCAAAGCTGGCCAGATTGGCAAGGTCAATGACATGCCGAAGACCAATGGTCATTGAGGAGCTGACTCTTGTCTTGTCTAGGCCAATTCCAAAAGAAGGGGTGCAGTGTAGAGTGCTCAGTGGTTTAGCTTTACTCCTTAGAGTTTGGACTGTAAGGGTCTTAAATCTGATAGACTGTCCAATCCAGGGTTTCCTTCTCACTACCTTGTTGTGTCATCAGGGTCCACTCACTATCAG actgagtAAGGAGACTCGGCAGCAGCTGGCTGTTGTGGTGTATGAGGCTCAGGATGAGGAACTGACCCAATGCTTTCTGGAAAAGTCGGGTAGTGATCTGTCTAACTGTACACTGGACTGGGATGTGCTTCACTACCTGCTGAAGACCACCACACAACCCATCACCATCAACCTCAGGAGGAGCAGAATCAGAGACCAATACATACCTTATCTCCTCCCTTTGCTGAAGAATGTTCACTTTCAAAG GACAAGCTCCCAGTTTGAGAGGACAGCTCTGAGAGAAATACATGAGCAACGTGCTGGTCACTTGGTGAACAGTTTAGTGAAGTCATCAGATGACTGGATCGACCTGAACAACCTGGTTTTGAACCATGATGACTGTGAAGCGCTTCGTTTTGCCCTGCACTACAGTGACGGTGTCAAACTCAACTTGTTGTTGACCATCATTCCAAAGGAGGAAATGGAGAGCATTCTGACTCTTCTATACAGAGTTTCTGAGCTCAG GGTCGAAAGGAAACTATTGCTGGAGCTGCTCCATACCTGTGCAGGattgagaaggaggagaggagtggcacCTGCACTCCTGACACTGCTGCATCACAAACTGGacctctcctgctcctctgccATGGACCTGTTTGGGCAGGAGAAGACTGTTTTGAGCCTCAGTTTTGGAGACTGTAGGGTAATCTCCGCGGCCATCCAGGAAGCTGATGGTGACACAGAGCTGATCCTACACGACTGCCATGTTGAGGATGAAGGAATAGAGGAGCTGTTTCATGTTTTGCACAGGATTCATATGAG CTTTGGAAAACCTCTTCTGCTGCAACTCCTGCACTTGATATTTGTGGAAGATTGCGACAGGTCAGTGAGGCTTGCTTCATTACTCTCCAGAGCCCTAGAAAAGAAGGTGGACCTCAGTCATAGCCCTTTAGACTCGAGGGCCTGTTCAACACTTGCCTTGGTTCTAGAACACTCGGAAGGGCTTTCCGAGCTGGACCTCAGTGACTGCCACCTCACTGACACACAACTGGACGTGCTGCTCCCACATCTGCACAAAGTTCAAGTCCTGAA TCTTTGCAATAATGAAATCACCGACAAAGGTGCTGTGAAACTTAACCTATACATGATCGGCAATAGCTTCACAGAAACTGTATG GCTCTCCAGCAACATGATTACTGAGTTTGACATCTTATTGGCGGACAACCGCTACAAACTGTGGCCAGCTCATGTGGAGCCTGGGTGGCACGATCAGCGCGTTACTTCCCTGGGATCTACCGCTGTGACAAATGAGACCTCTAAA AAAAAACCCCTCATTGAAGAATTTGATCCTGACAAAACAATAACAGACAAGATTACCTACAG TGTCTGCAGCTGA